From Halanaeroarchaeum sulfurireducens, a single genomic window includes:
- a CDS encoding DUF7562 family protein, whose protein sequence is MGIGLSDRPVTCIACGERVPRSVAREYDKHGDRWNREGKSFEYFCKDCHRDLTKQPRDGLETLLEQSGAGRVPDDVFLGRFAKRVERGDTDCD, encoded by the coding sequence ATGGGTATCGGCCTCTCCGATCGGCCCGTCACCTGCATCGCCTGTGGCGAACGGGTGCCGCGGTCGGTGGCACGCGAGTACGACAAGCACGGTGATCGGTGGAACCGGGAGGGCAAATCCTTCGAGTACTTCTGCAAGGACTGTCATCGCGACCTGACGAAGCAACCGCGCGACGGGCTCGAAACCCTCCTCGAACAGTCGGGCGCCGGTCGCGTCCCAGACGACGTATTCCTGGGTCGGTTCGCAAAACGGGTCGAGCGAGGGGACACCGACTGCGATTGA